One genomic segment of Streptomyces sp. TLI_146 includes these proteins:
- the serA gene encoding phosphoglycerate dehydrogenase, with amino-acid sequence MSSKPVVLIAEELSPATVDALGPDFEIRHCNGADRAELLPAIADVDAILIRSATKVDAEAVAAAKKLRVVARAGVGLDNVDVSAATKAGVMVVNAPTSNIVTAAELACGLLVATARNIPQANTALKNGEWKRNKYTGVELSEKTLGVVGLGRIGVLVAQRMSAFGMKIVAYDPYVQPARAAQMGVKLLTLDELLQVADFITVHLPKTPETLGLIGDEALHKVQPHVRIVNAARGGIVDEAALYSALKEGRVAGAGLDVYAKEPCTDSPLFELDQVVCTPHLGASTDEAQEKAGIAVARSVRLALAGELVPDAVNVQGGVIAEDVKPGLPLAERLGRIFTALAGEVAVRLDVEVYGEITQHDVKVLELSALKGVFEDVVDETVSYVNAPLFAQERGVEVRLTTSSESPDHRNVVTVRGTLSGGEEVAVSGTLAGPKHLQKIVAIGDFDVDLALADHMVVLRYEDRPGVVGTVGQILGEAGLNIAGMQVARAEEGGEALAVLTVDDSVPQPVLNEVAETIGAASARSVNLV; translated from the coding sequence ACTGCAACGGAGCCGACCGCGCCGAACTGCTGCCCGCCATCGCCGACGTGGACGCGATCCTGATCCGCTCCGCGACCAAGGTCGACGCCGAGGCCGTCGCCGCCGCGAAGAAGCTGAGGGTCGTCGCCCGTGCGGGCGTGGGCCTGGACAACGTGGACGTCTCCGCCGCCACCAAGGCCGGCGTGATGGTCGTCAACGCCCCGACCTCCAACATCGTCACCGCCGCCGAGCTCGCCTGCGGTCTGCTGGTCGCCACCGCGCGCAACATCCCGCAGGCCAACACCGCGCTGAAGAACGGCGAGTGGAAGCGGAACAAGTACACCGGCGTCGAGCTGAGCGAGAAGACCCTCGGCGTCGTGGGCCTCGGCCGCATCGGCGTCCTGGTCGCCCAGCGCATGTCGGCCTTCGGCATGAAGATCGTCGCGTACGACCCCTATGTGCAGCCCGCGCGCGCCGCGCAGATGGGCGTCAAGCTCCTCACCCTCGACGAGCTGCTCCAGGTCGCGGACTTCATCACCGTGCACCTGCCCAAGACCCCCGAGACGCTCGGCCTCATCGGCGACGAGGCGCTCCACAAGGTCCAGCCGCACGTCCGGATCGTGAACGCGGCGCGCGGCGGCATCGTCGACGAGGCCGCGCTGTACTCGGCGCTCAAGGAGGGCCGCGTCGCGGGCGCGGGCCTCGACGTGTACGCGAAGGAGCCCTGCACGGACTCCCCGCTCTTCGAGCTCGACCAGGTCGTCTGCACCCCGCACCTGGGCGCCTCCACCGACGAGGCCCAGGAGAAGGCGGGCATCGCGGTCGCCCGCTCGGTCCGTCTGGCGCTCGCCGGCGAGCTGGTGCCGGACGCGGTCAACGTCCAGGGCGGCGTCATCGCCGAGGACGTCAAGCCGGGTCTGCCGCTCGCCGAGCGCCTGGGCCGGATCTTCACCGCGCTCGCGGGCGAGGTGGCGGTCCGCCTCGACGTCGAGGTGTACGGCGAGATCACCCAGCACGATGTGAAGGTGCTCGAACTCAGCGCGCTCAAGGGCGTGTTCGAGGACGTGGTCGACGAGACCGTCTCGTACGTGAACGCCCCTCTCTTCGCGCAGGAGCGCGGCGTCGAGGTCCGTCTCACCACGAGCTCGGAGTCGCCGGACCACCGCAACGTGGTCACCGTGCGCGGCACGCTCTCGGGCGGCGAGGAGGTGGCGGTCTCCGGCACGCTTGCGGGCCCCAAGCACCTCCAGAAGATCGTGGCGATCGGCGACTTCGACGTGGACCTGGCGCTCGCCGACCACATGGTCGTGCTGCGTTACGAGGACCGCCCCGGTGTCGTCGGCACGGTCGGCCAGATCCTCGGCGAGGCGGGTCTGAACATCGCGGGCATGCAGGTCGCTCGTGCGGAGGAGGGCGGCGAGGCGTTGGCCGTCCTGACCGTGGACGACAGCGTGCCGCAGCCGGTGCTGAACGAGGTCGCGGAGACGATCGGTGCGGCGTCTGCCCGTTCGGTGAACCTGGTCTGA
- a CDS encoding TetR/AcrR family transcriptional regulator, whose product MGHREDLLEGAKRCLLEKGFARTTARDIVKESGTNLASIGYHYGSKDALLAQAYIALVEGISEAFDAPQQVAATEPGSLERFQEVWSNIIATMEQPGSMWHLSMEIVVMGDQLPGVRDHLAQAQREGARGIIPMFMGGEEAEVGDDEVDTLGKLYMTMLMGLIAQWTFDPGTASSAAELTEGLRRLIAAAGPDKPSQA is encoded by the coding sequence ATGGGACACCGTGAGGATCTGCTAGAGGGCGCCAAGCGCTGCCTGCTGGAGAAGGGCTTCGCGCGCACGACAGCGCGGGACATCGTCAAGGAGTCGGGGACGAATCTCGCGTCCATCGGCTACCACTACGGCTCCAAGGACGCGCTGCTCGCGCAGGCCTACATCGCCCTGGTGGAAGGGATCTCGGAGGCCTTCGACGCCCCCCAGCAGGTGGCGGCCACCGAGCCCGGCTCCCTGGAGCGCTTCCAGGAGGTCTGGTCGAACATCATCGCCACCATGGAGCAGCCCGGCTCGATGTGGCACCTCAGCATGGAGATCGTCGTCATGGGCGACCAGCTGCCGGGGGTCCGCGACCATCTGGCGCAGGCCCAGCGCGAGGGTGCGCGCGGCATCATCCCCATGTTCATGGGGGGCGAGGAGGCCGAGGTCGGCGACGACGAGGTCGACACGCTCGGCAAGCTCTATATGACGATGCTGATGGGGCTCATCGCCCAGTGGACGTTCGACCCCGGTACGGCGTCGAGCGCGGCCGAGCTGACGGAGGGGCTGCGGCGGCTCATCGCGGCGGCCGGACCCGACAAGCCCTCACAGGCGTGA
- a CDS encoding CdaR family transcriptional regulator has protein sequence MKGDYQDLVDEISALLGAPATLEDRDFGLIAFGAHDSEDDSAMDPVRTRSILTRRSTPAVRAWFEGFGITRATGPVRIPAAPEAGVFRDRVCLPVRHRGVVLGYVWLLDADPGPAEDRLAAAMEVAARIGGLLADETQAGADLSREFRAALTAGRGWQRDMATAALRAALGPDADGLHAVVCVSPWPQETPSVRTVPGTAALCAVPWGAHGEEAEPLEAPRAQVLGALVRLRSADALAPALTAAERLRATAGPGAAAGVALPRRGLGELPASWHEAASAARAALAAPGLGPVAEWAAIGPYRLLTALPDTASHDVAVRALLTPAHTELARTAEVFLDCAGQAGRTAAALGIHRQTLYYRLSRVEQLTGLDLDEGEDRLLLHMALKASRL, from the coding sequence GTGAAGGGCGACTACCAGGACCTGGTCGATGAGATCTCGGCGCTGCTCGGTGCCCCCGCGACCCTGGAGGACCGGGACTTCGGGCTGATCGCGTTCGGTGCGCACGACTCCGAGGACGACTCGGCCATGGACCCGGTGCGCACGCGCTCGATCCTGACCCGCCGCTCCACCCCGGCGGTCCGCGCCTGGTTCGAGGGCTTCGGCATCACCCGGGCGACCGGCCCGGTCCGTATCCCGGCGGCCCCCGAGGCGGGCGTCTTCCGCGACCGCGTCTGCCTGCCGGTCCGCCACCGCGGCGTGGTGCTCGGTTACGTATGGCTGCTGGACGCCGACCCGGGCCCGGCCGAGGACCGCCTGGCCGCCGCGATGGAGGTGGCCGCCCGCATCGGCGGCCTGCTCGCCGACGAGACGCAGGCGGGCGCCGACCTCTCGCGCGAGTTCCGGGCGGCGCTGACCGCCGGGCGGGGCTGGCAGCGCGACATGGCGACGGCGGCCCTGCGCGCGGCGCTCGGCCCGGACGCGGACGGTCTGCACGCGGTGGTCTGCGTCAGCCCCTGGCCCCAGGAGACCCCGTCGGTACGGACCGTTCCCGGGACGGCGGCGCTGTGCGCGGTGCCGTGGGGGGCGCACGGGGAGGAGGCCGAACCCTTGGAGGCGCCGCGCGCCCAGGTGCTCGGCGCGCTCGTCCGGCTCCGCTCGGCCGACGCGCTCGCGCCCGCGCTGACCGCCGCCGAGCGGCTGCGTGCCACGGCGGGGCCGGGCGCCGCCGCCGGGGTCGCGCTCCCCCGCCGGGGCCTGGGCGAGCTGCCCGCCTCCTGGCACGAGGCCGCCTCGGCGGCCCGGGCCGCGCTGGCCGCACCCGGGCTCGGCCCGGTCGCCGAGTGGGCGGCGATCGGCCCGTACCGGCTGCTGACCGCGCTCCCCGACACCGCGTCCCACGACGTGGCGGTCCGCGCCCTGCTCACCCCGGCACACACCGAACTGGCCCGCACCGCCGAGGTGTTCCTCGACTGCGCGGGCCAGGCGGGCCGCACGGCGGCGGCACTCGGCATCCACCGCCAGACCCTCTACTACCGGCTCTCCCGGGTCGAGCAGCTCACCGGTCTCGACCTCGACGAGGGCGAGGACCGGCTGCTGCTGCACATGGCTCTGAAGGCGTCACGCCTGTGA
- a CDS encoding proline dehydrogenase family protein produces MLGPVILAASRSDKMRRFISAAPGTKQVVDRFIAGETVEQVVPIVKDAAGKGLEVTLDVVGEDITTVEQSYAARDAYLQLIERLKDLDLGTRAEMSVKLSMFGQALEGGHELALANVRPVVEAAAAIGTTVTLDAEDHTTLDSMFAIHEELRKDFPQTGCVIQAYLFRTEDDARRLSAAGSRVRIVKGAYKEPASVAYQDKGEIDKAYVRILKILMDGEAYPMIGSHDPRLIAITQELARRAGRKLDEYEFQMLYGIRSDEHVRLAAEGHRMRVYTAYGTDWYGYFMRRLAEKPANLLFFARSILTKG; encoded by the coding sequence GTGCTGGGTCCCGTGATCCTCGCCGCGTCGCGGAGCGACAAGATGCGCCGTTTCATCTCGGCCGCGCCCGGCACCAAGCAGGTCGTCGACCGGTTCATCGCCGGTGAGACGGTCGAGCAGGTCGTGCCGATCGTCAAGGACGCCGCGGGCAAGGGCCTGGAGGTCACCCTGGACGTGGTGGGCGAGGACATCACCACCGTGGAGCAGTCGTACGCCGCGCGCGACGCCTACCTCCAGCTGATCGAGCGCCTCAAGGACCTGGACCTGGGCACCCGCGCCGAGATGTCGGTGAAGCTCTCCATGTTCGGCCAGGCGCTGGAGGGCGGCCACGAGCTCGCCCTGGCCAACGTCCGCCCGGTCGTCGAGGCCGCCGCCGCCATCGGCACCACGGTCACCCTGGACGCCGAGGACCACACCACCCTCGACTCGATGTTCGCCATCCACGAGGAGCTGCGGAAGGACTTCCCGCAGACCGGCTGCGTCATCCAGGCGTACCTCTTCCGTACCGAGGACGACGCCCGCCGCCTGTCCGCCGCCGGCAGCCGCGTCCGGATCGTGAAGGGCGCCTACAAGGAGCCCGCCTCCGTCGCGTACCAGGACAAGGGCGAGATCGACAAGGCGTACGTCCGCATCCTGAAGATCCTCATGGACGGCGAGGCGTACCCGATGATCGGGTCGCACGACCCGCGCCTGATAGCCATCACCCAGGAGCTCGCGCGCCGTGCCGGGCGCAAGCTGGACGAGTACGAGTTCCAGATGCTGTACGGCATCCGCAGCGACGAGCACGTCCGGCTCGCGGCCGAGGGCCACCGGATGCGCGTCTACACGGCGTACGGCACCGACTGGTACGGCTACTTCATGCGCCGCCTCGCGGAGAAGCCGGCCAACCTGCTCTTCTTCGCCCGCTCCATTCTCACCAAGGGCTGA
- the pruA gene encoding L-glutamate gamma-semialdehyde dehydrogenase: MDAVTQVPAPVNEPVHGYAPGSPERARLEAKLKELAQNPIELPMTIGGEKRMGGGERFDVVQPHNHQAVIGTYANATTQDAQDAIDAALAAAPAWRAMSFDDRAAIILRAAELLAGPWRETLAASTMLGQSKTAQQAEIDTPCELVDFWRFNVHYARQLLAEQPPANSPGVWNRMDHRPLEGFVYAITPFNFTAIAGNLPTAPALMGNVVVWKPSPTQTHAAVLLMQLLEEAGLPKGVINLVTGDGLAVSEIALNHRDLAGIHFTGSTKTFQHLWKTVGTNIEKYRTYPRLVGETGGKDFVVAHPSADRAVLKTALTRGSFEFQGQKCSASSRAYIPASIWNDGFKEEFAAEVDGITMGDVTDLSNFIGAVIDERSFAKNKAAIDRAKADASCTIVAGGTYDDSVGYFVRPTVIECSDPENEVFTTEYFGPILAIHVYEDDKYDEMLTQMESVSDYALTGSVISGDRAAAAYTMDKLRYAAGNFYINDKSTGAVVGQQPFGGGRASGTNDKAGAPQNLMRWTLTRAIKETLVPPTDYTYPHMG, encoded by the coding sequence ATGGACGCTGTAACCCAGGTCCCCGCTCCCGTCAACGAGCCGGTGCACGGCTACGCCCCGGGTTCGCCCGAGCGTGCGCGCCTCGAAGCCAAGCTCAAGGAGCTGGCCCAGAACCCGATCGAGCTGCCGATGACCATCGGCGGCGAGAAGCGGATGGGCGGCGGCGAGCGCTTCGACGTCGTGCAGCCGCACAACCACCAGGCCGTCATCGGCACCTACGCCAACGCCACCACCCAGGACGCCCAGGACGCGATCGACGCCGCCCTGGCCGCCGCCCCGGCGTGGCGCGCGATGTCCTTCGACGACCGCGCCGCGATCATCCTGCGCGCCGCCGAGCTGCTCGCCGGTCCCTGGCGCGAGACGCTGGCCGCGTCCACCATGCTCGGCCAGTCGAAGACCGCCCAGCAGGCCGAGATCGACACCCCGTGCGAGCTCGTCGACTTCTGGCGCTTCAACGTCCACTACGCCCGCCAGCTGCTCGCCGAGCAGCCCCCGGCGAACTCCCCGGGCGTGTGGAACCGCATGGACCACCGTCCGCTGGAAGGTTTCGTCTACGCGATCACGCCGTTCAACTTCACGGCCATCGCGGGCAACCTGCCGACCGCCCCGGCCCTGATGGGCAACGTGGTCGTGTGGAAGCCGTCCCCGACCCAGACCCACGCCGCCGTGCTGCTGATGCAGCTCCTGGAGGAGGCCGGGCTGCCCAAGGGCGTCATCAACCTGGTCACCGGCGACGGCCTGGCCGTCTCCGAGATCGCGCTGAACCACCGCGACCTGGCGGGCATCCACTTCACCGGTTCCACCAAGACCTTCCAGCACCTGTGGAAGACGGTCGGCACCAACATCGAGAAGTACCGCACCTACCCGCGTCTGGTCGGCGAGACCGGCGGCAAGGACTTCGTCGTCGCGCACCCCAGCGCCGACCGCGCGGTCCTGAAGACCGCCCTGACCCGTGGCTCCTTCGAGTTCCAGGGCCAGAAGTGCTCGGCCTCCTCGCGCGCGTACATCCCGGCGTCGATCTGGAACGACGGCTTCAAGGAGGAGTTCGCGGCCGAGGTCGACGGCATCACCATGGGTGACGTCACCGACCTGTCGAACTTCATCGGCGCCGTCATCGACGAGCGCTCGTTCGCCAAGAACAAGGCCGCGATCGACCGCGCCAAGGCCGACGCCTCCTGCACGATCGTGGCCGGCGGCACCTACGACGACTCGGTCGGCTACTTCGTCCGCCCGACCGTCATTGAGTGCTCGGACCCGGAGAACGAGGTCTTCACGACCGAGTACTTCGGCCCGATCCTGGCGATCCACGTCTACGAGGACGACAAGTACGACGAGATGCTGACCCAGATGGAGTCGGTCTCGGACTACGCCCTCACCGGCTCGGTCATCTCCGGCGACCGCGCGGCGGCCGCGTACACGATGGACAAGCTCCGCTACGCGGCGGGCAACTTCTACATCAACGACAAGTCGACCGGCGCCGTCGTCGGCCAGCAGCCCTTCGGCGGCGGCCGTGCCTCGGGCACCAACGACAAGGCGGGCGCCCCCCAGAACCTGATGCGCTGGACGCTGACCCGCGCCATCAAGGAGACCCTGGTCCCGCCGACCGACTACACGTACCCGCACATGGGCTGA
- a CDS encoding alpha/beta fold hydrolase — MSAERIHYRTAVVGGQEIFYREAGSPDAPTLLLLHGFPTSSHMFRDLIPKLAARYHVIAPDHLGFGYSSAPPAEEYAYTFANLAALTREFTEQLGLTRFALYIQDYGAPIGLRLALAHPERVTAIVTQNGNAYTEGLGEAWEAPLALIADRTPETEAPVREIRSLEGIKWQYLHGLPDPSLVSPDAYHYDAALMAREGQDAIQLDLMADYGSNFELYPAFQEYFRTSQVPLLAAWGAHDEIFVPAGALAFLRDLPEAEVHLLPTGHFALETHAAQIASLIDDFLARKL, encoded by the coding sequence ATGAGCGCGGAGCGGATCCACTACCGGACGGCGGTCGTCGGGGGCCAGGAGATCTTCTACCGAGAGGCGGGCTCCCCCGACGCCCCCACCCTGCTGCTCCTGCACGGCTTCCCCACCAGCTCCCACATGTTCCGCGACCTGATCCCGAAGCTGGCCGCGCGCTACCACGTGATCGCCCCGGACCACCTCGGCTTCGGCTACTCCTCGGCGCCGCCCGCCGAGGAGTACGCGTACACCTTCGCCAACCTGGCCGCCCTGACGCGGGAGTTCACCGAGCAGCTCGGCCTCACCCGGTTCGCGCTCTACATCCAGGACTACGGCGCCCCCATCGGGCTGCGGCTCGCCCTCGCGCACCCCGAGCGCGTCACGGCGATCGTCACGCAGAACGGCAACGCGTACACCGAGGGCCTGGGCGAGGCGTGGGAGGCGCCGCTCGCCCTGATCGCCGACCGCACGCCGGAGACGGAGGCGCCGGTGCGGGAGATCCGCTCCCTGGAGGGCATCAAATGGCAGTACCTGCACGGCCTTCCGGACCCGTCCCTGGTCAGCCCGGACGCGTACCACTACGACGCCGCTCTGATGGCCCGCGAGGGCCAGGACGCCATCCAGCTCGACCTGATGGCCGACTACGGCTCCAACTTCGAGCTCTATCCCGCCTTCCAGGAGTACTTCCGCACCTCCCAGGTCCCGCTGCTCGCGGCCTGGGGCGCCCACGACGAGATCTTCGTCCCGGCCGGGGCGCTCGCCTTCCTGCGCGACCTGCCCGAGGCGGAGGTCCACCTCCTGCCCACCGGTCACTTCGCCCTGGAGACCCACGCGGCCCAGATCGCCTCGCTGATCGACGACTTCCTGGCGCGGAAGCTGTGA
- a CDS encoding nitroreductase family protein → MSPTTEQQWTPTHGEPYHPVPYRPARMPAAESLARAAALRETMGRRRTVRQFSPDPVPEQAVRDAVACAATAPSGAHQQPWTFVLVRDPEIRRRIREAAEHEERVSYDGRLGEEWLAALRPLGTDAVKSHLTDAPALIVVFQQRYWLAEDGTKHKHYYVDESVGIAVGMLLSALHQSGLAALVHTPSPMRFLREVLGRPVNEKAFAVIPVGYPAEGCEVPDLVRKSLDQVLVEL, encoded by the coding sequence ATGTCACCGACGACAGAACAGCAGTGGACCCCGACCCACGGCGAGCCCTACCACCCGGTCCCCTACCGCCCCGCCCGGATGCCCGCCGCCGAGTCCCTGGCGCGCGCGGCGGCGCTGCGCGAGACGATGGGGCGGCGCCGTACGGTACGCCAGTTCTCCCCCGACCCGGTCCCCGAGCAGGCCGTCCGGGACGCGGTCGCCTGCGCGGCGACCGCTCCCTCGGGCGCGCACCAGCAGCCCTGGACCTTCGTCCTGGTCCGCGATCCGGAGATACGGCGGCGGATCCGGGAGGCGGCCGAGCACGAGGAGCGCGTCTCCTACGACGGCCGGCTCGGCGAGGAGTGGCTGGCGGCGCTGCGCCCGCTGGGCACGGACGCCGTCAAGAGCCATCTCACCGACGCCCCGGCCCTGATCGTGGTCTTCCAGCAGCGGTACTGGCTGGCCGAGGACGGCACCAAGCACAAGCACTACTACGTGGACGAGTCGGTCGGGATCGCGGTCGGGATGCTCCTGAGCGCCCTCCACCAGAGCGGTCTGGCCGCACTGGTGCACACGCCGAGCCCGATGCGGTTCCTGCGCGAGGTGCTGGGCCGCCCGGTGAACGAGAAGGCGTTCGCGGTGATCCCGGTCGGCTATCCGGCCGAGGGCTGCGAAGTCCCCGACCTCGTACGGAAGTCGCTGGACCAGGTACTGGTGGAGCTCTAG
- a CDS encoding GNAT family N-acetyltransferase, producing the protein MTESQHTAHTSQLGPDGLPRIRELLDTAFGGDFSDEDWDHGLGGVHSFLDDEKGIAAHGSVIMRRVLHGGRSHRVGYVEAVAVREDRRRQGLGGRVMAALEHVIDEAYEFGALSASDEGAELYRARGWQVWPGRIEVLSPDGVVRLAEEEGTTYLRPAAGGRLPDPAQPLIFDWRDGDVL; encoded by the coding sequence ATGACTGAGTCTCAGCACACCGCGCACACCTCACAGCTCGGCCCGGACGGCCTGCCGAGAATCCGCGAACTGCTCGACACCGCCTTCGGCGGGGACTTCAGCGACGAGGACTGGGACCACGGGCTCGGCGGGGTCCACTCGTTCCTGGACGACGAGAAGGGGATCGCCGCGCACGGCAGCGTGATCATGCGCCGGGTGCTGCACGGCGGCCGGTCCCACCGCGTCGGCTACGTCGAGGCCGTCGCCGTGCGCGAGGACCGGCGCCGCCAGGGGCTCGGCGGGCGGGTGATGGCCGCCTTGGAGCACGTGATCGACGAGGCGTACGAGTTCGGCGCGCTCTCCGCGTCCGACGAGGGCGCCGAGCTCTACCGGGCGCGCGGCTGGCAGGTCTGGCCCGGCCGGATCGAGGTGCTGAGCCCGGACGGGGTGGTGCGCCTCGCCGAGGAGGAGGGCACCACCTACCTCCGCCCGGCCGCGGGCGGGCGGCTGCCCGACCCGGCGCAGCCGCTGATCTTCGACTGGCGCGACGGCGATGTGCTGTGA